Proteins encoded in a region of the Zea mays cultivar B73 chromosome 2, Zm-B73-REFERENCE-NAM-5.0, whole genome shotgun sequence genome:
- the LOC103648044 gene encoding respiratory burst oxidase homolog protein B, whose protein sequence is MHNPRPGGGDIVEMSSSASAAGEATQNERVIPHSGSLSKSSARKSAGLEEPVTTPLSAPPPRASPSSAAMHALNGLMFISRAEGTVGWEAVERRFHELAENGLLHRSKFGECIGMKEVVFAGELFDALLRRSNISGDNIDKAELLKFWDQITDTSFNGRLQTFFHMVDADADGRMSEEKVRQTITQRASENKLSKITEQAEEYARLIMEELDPDKLGYIEVRNLERLLEDPSQLVSIGTAKDMRQMLRSQSLRPTPEPNPLRRTQYFLEDNWRRVWVVLLWLSICVGLFAWKFAQYRRRYVFQVMGYCVCVAKGGAETLKFNMALILLPVCRNTITWIRNHTGVGRVVPFDDNISFHMVVAAGIAVGAGLHVVSHLTCDFPRLLRATDAAYAPLAQYFGVPRPRNYWWFVKGTEGWTGLAMLVLMAVAFTLAMPWFRRGELALTDLLKRLVGPLKRLTDTLKLTDPLKRLTGQLKRLTAGPRKRPTDPLKPTDPLKRLTGFNAFWYTHHCFVAVYALLLVHGHYLYLTHKWYKKSTWMYLAVPMVLYACERLTRALRSRVRAVRIRKVGVYPGDVLSLHFSKPPGFSYKSGQYMFVNCADVSPFEWHPFCITSAPQDEYLSVHIKKQGDWTGELRNVFSRVCRPPTEGNSRLLRDGSANSLSLRFPKVRIDGPYGAPAQDYKQYDVVLLVGQGIGATPMISIIKDIINNMKQLDGDLEADAGSGLGSGGVDASSSSSLPSFRTQRAYFYWVTREQGSFEWFHGIMDEVAETDKKGIIELHNHCTSVYKDGDLRSRVIAQLQMLNQAKHNIDVISGTRVKTHFARPDWPNVYKHIAENHQNQRVGVFYCGGGPEPLKTLRELAKDFSRKTNTKFEFHKENF, encoded by the exons ATGCATAACCCCAGGCCGGGCGGCGGGGACATCGTGGAGATGTCGTCGTCAGCCAGCGCGGCGGGCGAGGCGACGCAAAACGAGCGCGTGATCCCACATAGCGGCTCGCTGAGCAAGTCCAGCGCGCGGAAGAGTGCGGGGTTAGAGGAGCCCGTGACGACGCCGCTGTCCGCGCCACCGCCGCGCGCCTCGCCGTCCTCCGCCGCCATGCACGCGCTCAATGGGCTCATGTTCATCAGCAGGGCCGAGGGCACCGTCGGATGGGAGGCTGTGGAGAGGCGCTTCCACGAGCTCGCCGAGAACGGGCTCCTCCACCGCTCCAAGTTCGGCGAGTGCATCG GGATGAAGGAGGTGGTGTTCGCCGGCGAGCTGTTCGACGCGCTGTTGCGGCGCAGCAACATCTCGGGCGACAACATCGACAAGGCGGAGCTGCTCAAGTTCTGGGACCAAATCACCGACACCAGCTTCAACGGCCGACTGCAGACTTTCTTCCACAT GGTGGACGCGGACGCGGACGGcaggatgtctgaggagaaggtcAGACAG ACCATCACGCAGAGGGCGTCCGAGAACAAGCTGTCGAAGATCACAGAGCAGGCGGAGGAGTACGCCCGGCTGATCATGGAGGAGCTGGACCCGGACAAACTCGGCTACATCGAGGTGCGCAACCTGGAGAGGCTGCTGGAGGACCCCAGCCAGTTGGTGAGCATCGGCACCGCCAAGGACATGAGGCAGATGCTGAGGAGCCAGAGCCTCCGTCCGACGCCCGAGCCGAACCCTCTCCGGCGCACGCAGTACTTCCTGGAGGACAACTGGCGGCGCGTGTGGGTGGTGCTCCTGTGGCTGTCCATCTGCGTGGGTCTCTTCGCCTGGAAGTTTGCCCAGTACCGGCGCCGGTACGTGTTCCAGGTGATGGGGTACTGCGTGTGCGTGGCCAAGGGCGGCGCCGAGACGCTCAAGTTCAACATGGCGCTGATCCTGCTCCCTGTGTGCCGGAACACCATCACCTGGATCCGCAACCACACCGGCGTGGGCCGCGTGGTGCCCTTCGACGACAACATCAGCTTCCACATGGTGGTGGCCGCGGGCATCGCCGTCGGCGCCGGGCTCCACGTGGTGTCCCACCTGACGTGCGACTTCCCGCGGCTGCTCCGCGCCACGGACGCCGCGTACGCGCCCCTGGCGCAGTACTTCGGGGTGCCCCGCCCGCGCAACTACTGGTGGTTCGTGAAGGGCACGGAGGGGTGGACGGGGCTCGCCATGCTCGTGCTCATGGCCGTCGCCTTCACCCTGGCGATGCCGTGGTTCCGCCGCGGGGAGCTCGCGCTGACGGACCTGCTGAAGCGGCTGGTAGGCCCGCTGAAGCGGCTGACGGACACGCTCAAGCTGACGGACCCGCTGAAGCGGCTGACGGGCCAGCTCAAGCGGCTGACTGCAGGCCCGCGGAAGCGGCCGACGGACCCGCTCAAGCCGACGGACCCGCTGAAGCGGCTGACGGGTTTCAACGCGTTCTGGTACACGCACCACTGCTTCGTGGCGGTGTACGCGCTGCTGCTGGTGCACGGGCACTACCTGTACCTGACGCACAAGTGGTACAAGAAGTCGACGTGGATGTACCTGGCCGTGCCCATGGTGCTGTACGCGTGCGAGCGCCTCACGCGGGCGCTCCGCTCCAGGGTCCGCGCCGTCAGGATCCGCAAGGTGGGCGTGTACCCGGGCGACGTGCTCTCGCTCCACTTCTCCAAGCCGCCGGGCTTCAGCTACAAGAGCGGCCAGTACATGTTCGTCAACTGCGCCGACGTCTCACCGTTCGAGTG GCACCCGTTCTGCATCACGTCAGCCCCACAGGATGAGTACCTGAGCGTCCACATCAAGAAACAGGGCGACTGGACCGGCGAGCTCCGGAACGTCTTCTCGAGG GTGTGCCGGCCGCCGACGGAGGGCAACAGTCGGCTGCTCCGCGACGGCAGCGCCAATTCTCTATCTCTACG CTTCCCCAAGGTGAGGATCGACGGCCCGTACGGCGCGCCGGCGCAGGACTACAAGCAGTACGATGTCGTGCTTCTGGTCGGGCAGGGCATTGGCGCTACGCCGATGATCTCCATCATCAAGGACATCATCAACAACATGAAGCAGCTAGATGGCGACCTGGAGGCCGACGCTGGCTCGGGCTTGGGCTCCGGCGGTGTCgacgcgtcgtcgtcgtcgtcgctgccatCCTTCCGCACGCAGCGGGCCTACTTCTACTGGGTGACCCGGGAGCAGGGCTCCTTCGAGTGGTTCCATGGCATCATGGACGAGGTGGCCGAGACCGACAAGAAGGGCATCATCGAGCTCCACAACCACTGCACCAGCGTGTACAAGGACGGGGACCTCCGCTCCAGGGTCATCGCCCAGCTTCAAATGCTCAACCAGGCCAAGCACAACATCGACGTTATTTCCGGCACCCGCGTCAAGACCCACTTCGCCAGGCCCGATTGGCCAAACGTCTACAAGCACATTGCGGAGAACCACCAAAACCAACGTGTTG GAGTGTTCTACTGTGGCGGTGGCCCGGAGCCGCTAAAGACGCTGCGCGAACTCGCCAAGGATTTCTCGCGGAAAACCAACACCAAGTTCGAGTTCCACAAGGAGAACTTCTAG